The genomic window GGGCCCAGGGTCTGcaagtggagggaggaggggaggagggatgggggtgTCTAGGAAAGACTCAGTCTGGTCTGTGTGCTGGGCTAGGGGGCTCAGGGGTGGGACCTGGAGAGAGAAGCTCCCACAGCACCAAAGGGGAGCGGGGCAGAGCACTCAGCCCAAGACCACCCCCAGTGGCCCCAACCGAGGCAGGTGGGCTCTGACCCCTGCCCGCTCGCCTGGCACTGAGCAAGCTTCACACCCGTCACTGTGCCTCCTTCCTAACACCCTGCTTTCTCTGTTTAGACACCACCGTGCGAAAGAAGAGAGGCCCAAGGTATGGTCGCAGCCAAGAAGGGGCGGGTGTCATCCTCCCTCCTGTTTTATCCATCCTGCTCCTTGACCTGTTATCCCAGTCCTTTTCTCCACTCCAAAATGCTTCCTAGGGGACTAGAATGCACCCCACCACCCCCTCTCCCACAGGGTGCAGTAGCCAAAGGGGGCTTGGGTTTGCTTCTGTGCTCCCTGGGTTAGATTCTGCCTTACCCCTCTATTCAGAATAAGGCCCGCAGTCCCTGCCATGACCCACTTGGGAGGCCACACGTGGCCTGCTCCAGGTACCTGGCTTCCCTGCTGGCACCCAGCCACACTGCTCTTCTTTATAGAGCTCATGTCCTCCAAGGACAATCCTgcctcaggatctttgcacttgctgttttctcTGATATAGACTCTTTGCCCAGGTTGCTGCAAGCTTTGCCCTTCATTTCCTTCACACTTCTGCTTCAGTGCCACCATTTCATTTTGGATGGTCTGTTTAAAagagaaccccccccccccaaccaatCATTCTCTTCCCCTTAGCTGGACTTATTTCTCTTCATAGTACTTTCCACTCACTGATCTTATATGATATCttgatttgttaatttttcttgatGGTTTTCCCCTTAAAATGTAGGGTCCTTGAGGGTGGGGtgttccttttcatctctgtAGCCCCCACACTTAGCACGGAGCCTGGGACAGAGTGGGTACTCatatatgtgttgaatgaatgaatgaatgaatgggcatTAGGCATGGCTAGATGCTGAGGATTAAGACAAGTAAGACAAGCTCCTTTAGAGTCCCCAGGGCAGAGAGGCACATCACAGGGCCTCGTGCATGGTGCTGCGGTCGGGGGCTGCTGTGACAGGGCTAAGCGTGTGCCCCCTAGTGCCTTGTGGTACAGAGGGGTGCAAATTCCAGCCGGGAGGCAGGGtgtccaggagggcagggaagcCTGGGTCTGTGTATGGAAGGACAAGGAGGAGTTCACTGGGGGCGGAGAGAAGTGCACCCAGGCAGAGGTCACCCTGACACGTGCAGGCGCTCATGGGATAACCGTGCGAACATTCGGGGAACACCGTCCAGTGTGGCAGGAGCCGCTGTTCATGTGAAGCTGTGGAGAGAAGAGGCTAGAGAGAGAGGGGTTTCTACTTGTGGAGGGTTGGAGGGGCTGGTATGCTGTGTGAACAGTCTGCACCCCAGCCTGAAACTTCTGGTCACCACTGAAGGACTGAAGTAGGAGAAGGATGGAGTATCTTTATGTTACAGTAGcgtcggggggggggggcccagCTGGAGATGGGAGACCTGTCGGGGAGCAAGGATCTGGGCGACACTAAGGAGGCAGccggccagggcctgggggctgaGCGGAGGTGCAGCCACGGAGGACTCCGGAACAGTGTAGCGTTGGTGGTGGGTCGGGGGATCCTGGCTGCGTGGTGCCCTTTGAGAAGCAGGTGGTTGGACAGGGTTGGGCAGTGGGCTGTGGGGTGAGATGCTGACTACTTTTTGGACACAGTGAGTCTGATGCTTCTGGAGAGTTCCAAGTAGAGAAGATGCCCAGTCAGCTGGTAATCCAGGCAGAGGTCTGGGCTGAGTTGGGTGGTGGCTTTTGGACGGGGCCGGTGGCACAATGTCCCCCCTCCAGTTCTTCCCTGGGACCTGGGGCCCGGTAAGTGCTACGTAGTGCCTATGGAAGGAATGAGTGGATTCGAGAATGAAGGAGAGGCGATGTATGGCGCCCCGTCCTCAGGGTGATGCCCTGGGGGCCAGCTGGTCTGGTTTCCGGCAATGGGTTCTGATTGATTTAGGCCCTAAAGCATAGGTCATCAACCCCATCTCTAGGCATTGCCTGTCTCTGTTTCTGACTCACTGTTGCTCTGTCCTGGCCCCTGGCTGCCCCTCCATCTCCTTTGTGGCCAGCTTACAAGAAACACCATGCTTTTTTGGGGGAGACAGGTGTGATTAGGGTGaccatttacattttcttctaaatcaGGATTTCTGGAGAGTGGAGATGAGGCACCACTAATAATTGTGTCAGGCCAGTTGGCGTAAAGCTGGACTGTCCCAGGATAAACAGCTCTCAAGGGCCACCAAGTCCCTGAGGCCACTCGTGCAGGAAAGGAGAATTGCAAGTCAAGGCTCTGAaggcccctcccttcccccaccctaaGGGGCCGTGCCCCTGGGTCAGCGCTGTCTTCTCCCAGCCCTGGGGATTGGCACCATGCCGGGCTCCCTGAGTGTGCATCTGTGGCCCCGGCCGGGAGGGGCAGCACaatggctgggctgggctgggcgctgACTCAGGCCCTCCTGAGGCCCTGCAGAATTAGGGCAGACTGAGCTTCATCAGGAGTTCAAGGAGGGCTTTGGGCAGACAGGGGCGAGGGAGGCCATGCATTGGGCCTGGAAGCGTGAGAAGGCTTAGGTCTTGATGGTGGGAGTGAGGGGACCAGCACATGAGTAGACAACCCCCAGGCCCAGAACCCACATCGCCTTTGGGGGTCCAGCGGGCTTCTGTGGTGGGGCGTGCAGGATGCGAGTGGGTTTTGGAGGGATGGGCTGTCTGCAATGGCGAAGACTCTGCCCACAGCATGGCCTCAGGGGCCCTCTGCTGGGTGGCTGAGGCACCCAGACTTGTGGCTGCAGCTCCTGCggccagctctggccctgtgtcagGACGACGGAGTGGTCAGGCGGAGATTCTAGCATAGTCATCTTCTCACCACCTCGAAGTGAGGGATGTTACCCCGGCCATCCAAACCGCCCGGATGTGTGGAGGGGCGCTTTGAGTGAAGGCACTTTTCTTGGAAACTGCAGCACCCCTGGACGTCTCCAGAGCTTGTTGCAGACTCTAGGATGTCAGGGACATCTTAGTTATGGAATTCACAAAGCCCAATTCTTAATCccggtgtgtgcgtgtgtgtgcatgcatgtgcacctGCTGGGGGATGAGGGGATGTGAGAGGCTGTGACGATTCATGATGACTGACTGacacacgtatgtgtgtgtgaagaTGCTGCTGTAAATAATACAACACAAGCCAATTTAAAAGCATTGCTGAACGAATGGTCACTGTGTATGTTCGTTTCAGGGGAGTTGCTCAGTTTTGTGGGTGTTTGGAAGTCCTGGATTATTTTGATACATCGAGGCTATAGGAGGCAATTTCCATAATCCAGGCGAGGTGGCTGCAATCGTCATTCAGCAATGAGCACTATGAAAGTGAAGGACAGGAAAAGGAACGTGAGGGGTGCAGGAGGAAGACaggagggtggaggaagggaaggaggaaaagaagggtgGGGTAGAGATGGGTGACTGGGAGTCAATGGCTGAATGAGAGTCCCCCGCCACAGCAGGGGTGCATTCCCACACCATGTGTGTGGAATTGCTTGTGGCACACGTCATGCCAGAGCTCCTCTACAAATAGAGGGATTTTCCAAGAGAAGGGAGTTACAATTCAAGTTTCCAAAACTAACACTAGATGGAGTCAGGCTGGGTGAGGAAGAAGTTAAACCGGAAAGAAAAAGCTGAGGATGAGCAAGCCACTCTCCTGGAGCAAAAGTCTGCATGTGCTTTCTGATATCTAGGAATGATTTCGAGAACATCTGGTTCTCCTGTTTTGCAGGTCGAACCTCCATTTTTCTGAAAGGTGAGTTGGAAGAGTCATCACTCCTACCGAAAGGAGGAAGGGCTGGCGGTCTCCCACGGTGGCTGGCGCCTCCTCTGCATGCCCCACGCAGGACCGCAGGGGGACTGCTAGCCGTGGGCCAGAAGTCCCTGTGCCAGGATGGCCGTGAGACCAGCAATCAGCATCTCTTTGGGACATCTGCAGGAAGTCCTCATGTGGTAGTACTTTGGCAAGATTGAAAATGAAGCTGTGGGGCATTTGTCCAATTAGAGCTGAGAAAATTGGGTTTTAACAGCAagatagttcatttattttttcatttaccaAGACCTTCAGTTTGACAGAGGTCAATCAAATCATCAGCCAATTTAGctcatttgatttaaaaaaacccttttcTTTGTGTCATCAAGCTATCAGTTTGGTGGAAGTGTCTGCTTTTCCAGGCTGCTTTGGGGTCTCAGAGTGGACAAGGCCAGAGTGTGCAGGAGGGGGACAGGACCTGGGCCACCCGGCTGAAGGAGCCCTGCTCCCAGGAAAGGAggcgcctcccccccccccccagtttaTCCGAATCGTTCTATCACACCTCACCTTCCCGAGGCCCGCTTTGCCCCACCTCAAGCACTGCCCACGGGCTCTTACCTTCCTTCTTTAGAAACGTCTTCAAATCCATAGAGAAGTTGAAAGAACAGTGCAATAAAAACATATACACCTTTCACCCAGATTCACAAATCAACATTTTATcccatttgctttctctctgtatacatatatgttttgTGATCCACTTAAAAATTAGTGGAGACATCATATTTCATCCCTAAATACAGGACAATGGGTCTCCCACATAATCATAATACAATGACCACCCCTAAGAAGATTAATCATATTTCAATAATATTACACAGCACATATTCAAATTTCTGCTGTTGCTTCAAAGTCATCTTTTATAGCTCTATTTTTCCAAGCCTGGATCCGTTGTCCTcgattttgtctctttcttgtctttttcacaGTTGGACAACCCCTCTGCCTGTTCATCCACAGTGTTGTCAATCTTGAAATACCTAAGCCAGTTGTCTTGTATgatgtctcatttctggatttgtctgattgtttcctccTTAGCAGATTCAGATTAAGAATTTTGTCAACAAGACCACAGAGGTGACAGTGCCTATGTCTTATTGTGTCCTCGGGAGCCACATGGCGCCAGGCTCTCTCTCTGTTGGTGATGCTGCTCTTGAACCCTTGGTTAAGAGACCAACGTCTAGGTCTCTGCCCTGTAGAGATAAAATTTCCCCTTTGCAATTAGTAAATCATCTGATGGGTGGCACTTTGAGACCACATGAGCATCCTCACTCCCAACAATTCTTCACCTAGTGACTTGACATTTATTCATGATCCATTTTTGAATCAGTGATTGCACTGGGGTTTACGAAATACTGAGTTTCTAATTCCAGCATTCCCTCTACATTTAATAGCTGACATTCTTCTAGAAAAAAgactttttccttcctcccccttttctctttctcttacttgTTGGACATTGTTCCTATGGCCTTCAGTGCATTCTAATCCATCACCATCATGGAGCTTTTTGGCGCTCAGATTGTCTCAAGTTTGTCCAGTACAAGTCACTTCTTGGTGGTTTTGGACAAAAGCCTGTTAATCATTGAGTGTTTCCTAGATTTCCGACACCACAGAGTATCCCAGGCTCACCTTTTTCTGTCCCTGTTCAGACGGGGAGTCGCCCATTTTCCCTAGGATCCctgttcttctcctcctcctcctcctccttccccctcccccaccccttcccctccccttcccctccttctcctcctcctcctcctcctcctccttcttttttgaTGTGGAATAGTttttagaagccaagatctgagCACACTGTATGCTCATGACTATTGAGGCCTCATTGCTTCCAGGCCCTCTCAATGGACAGTCAGCAAATGTATATTTGGATCAAAAACTCAATACCATAGGTTCTTCTTAAGCTGTCTTTATTccatatttctctcttcctcatccaAAGTGAAAACACTATTTCTCAACCATCTGGATATTTTACCCGTTTGCTCTATTCTGTAATACAGACAAAATACTTCCAGAATTACGACACTATACGGCTGCAAACTTGCTTAGCAACTTGAAgatttctttgcagttttttttgttcttaaaatttaCGCTCTATGTGTGCAGGCTATATGTTCAGATTGAATTAGTTATTTTCTCTGTGTGGTTATGCTATCAATTTGACATAGCGTTAGAAACATTTGTTTCAGTGTATATGCTGTGTTAATCCTTCCTTTCTTAATccttttagtttaattttattttttgagtttaTAAAACATGTATGTGGTTCAAAGCTGAAGATACATAAACAAGGAAACTCAGAGAAGTCTTGTTCCCCCATCTGTCTGCTCTGCCCTGCTCCCCTACACTGATTTGAGCTGACTTTTTTAACAGCTCCTGCTTTATCCTTCCTGTGTtccttttacaaaaatatatttaattaaaacatttttatatatatacatttttttataaaattaaagaaatgtttatacatgtacataaatataaatttttaaagaagtcttgtatgggtttatttttttatttggatCTCTGATCCATTTGGTTTTTATTGTGGTGTGAGGTATGAGACAGAgatccaattttatctttttcccaaATGACAGTCCAGTTATTTCAACATCCTTTTTAAAAACCACCCTATTTTCCCCAGTGctttatttgccatctttatgATGTTCTAAATTTCCATATGTACTCGGACTATTTCtagattttatattattcttcGATGGTATCTGTGACCTTTGTCATGTCCTAAATTTCCATGTGAAGTCAGACTGTTTCTACGCTTTCTATCATTCCCCAGCGATATCTGTGGTTAGTCATGTGCTAGTCCATATTCTTTCTTGTGGAAGCTTCATGGTACGCACTCTCATCTGGCACGGCTGGTCCCTCTGCACTCCCCATCAGGCTTCCTTTGCAGGGGCACACTCTTGCTATTCTGTTCTAGAAATTCTTGCATATTTGTTTttccatacaaactttagaaCAACTTCAGAACCTATCTCTGGAGACAGACATCTTGGTATTTTTATTGGGGCTGTGTTACGTTCATGTATTAAATTGCAGACGATTGACTTCTCTATGATGTTAAGCAGTCCTTcatgatttttcacattttttgttaaatttattcctaaatagtttatgtttttgttgCTCCTGTAAATGGAGTTTCCTATTATGTCTCTTACTTGGTCACTGATCACTTAAAGATTTTTGGGGGGGAAGTTAACATTATGGCAGCTGCCTTattgaattttactgtatattattttattgttattatttattgtttctgtttgttttctttttggcctCCTTGAGTTGTCATCATATTGTGTCATCTGCCAAATTGTAGATTGTCTTTCCCAGTTCTTAAGCCTCtaattattttctcctctctgatTGCATTGGCTAAAACCACCAATGTTAAATAATAGTGGAAGCAGTGAGCACGCTAGTCTTGTGCCTGACCTTGGTGGGGAAACCACCAGTGGTTTTCAATAAGTGAGTTGCCAACTTTGGGGCTAAAGTACATACCGTACCATGTTAAGGAAGTATCCATTCGttcctattttattgaatttttaaaatatgaaatctgTGTTGGACTTGGTCAAAAGACTTTTCAGCATTAGCGGGCATTAACTCATCCTCCGCAGATATACGCTGGGATAGGCCTAGGCAAACCAGGACATATAGGTACCCTGGTGATTACTTTAGCTCAGGTttgcttttcccttctctccttgttGGTCTGTGTGGTTTGGGGAGGATGTGGTGGAAGATTTGGGTTTAGGCAGCCACTGTAATCCTTGGGTCTCCaaaagtctctttctctttctcttgataCCCAGCCCAAGTCTGCAGCCTGATTCACTTACTAGTCTAGCCAGCAGATGCTATCTCAGTCTCTGCCCAGCTTATCTTTTCCTGAAGGTTGTGTCTGGCTTTCCAGGGGCTGATAACACACCCACCTACAGAGGAATCGCCGCCCTGTCAGAGAACAGCTTTGTCCTTGGGGAATCACAGGTGCCCCTTTGCAACTCAGGGACATCAGGGGTGAGAAGCAGCTGCTCTCCTGGTCTGCCTGTCTTCTCTGGGCATCAGTGTCTCAAGTGCAAATCCTGGCGAGGTCCAGCCATTTTAGATCCTCTCCTTAAGAAGACCTGAAGGGGGCCTTTTAACTCAAGACTTGTTAGAGATAACAGGACGGATGCACTTTCTGTTGAGCTCCTGGACTCCCAGACCAGCCAACTCAAACTCTATGTTCTGCTGGACCCACCATCCTTTAAAGGAGAAGCACAAACACCTGACAGCATTTGAGGCCCTCTCTTGGAATCCCTtcctccacttctctctctctcagcatccTTGCTTGTTTCCAGCTTGCTTGTCTTCCATGTTGGCTCTGCTGCCATCAAGCTCTATACCCCTGACCTTGACCCATGCCCTTGGTCCTCCACACATGGCATAGGTAGGTACATGCTTCCCCTTTTATGGTTGTTAACTTGGCTTATCCCATTGATGCTTCACTCTGTCCTGTCTTTCTGCTGCCCCTTCTCCCTAGTGGAGATGTTAGTTAGAGATCAAGATATTAGGACTGAACATGCACGATGGAATGACATAAACAAGTACGGAATGCAAGCATAAATATGTCGTTCTGTTATAACCACAGATAATGTTGATATGAAACTACGGTGAAGTGTTGGTGGAGGTGTTGGTGAGGCCCTTAGCTGAGAATGGCCACAGCAGCATCTCTGTCCTACCTTCAGCTCAAGCTCTACTGTACCGGGGTCTGGTTCAGTGATCTCGTCCTTCCTGCTGTGTTCCTAGTCTTTAATATATGTCTATactgcccctccctcccatcaAGACTGATACGCTAAGTGACCCTCCATAACAGTGTGTAGTTCAGACTCGAGGATGTCAGTTTCCAGTTCCATTCCCATAGCTCTGTCATTCCTCGTAGCATCTGCCCAGATCTGTGCAAACTTCTCCAGTACAGAAGGTGGCACTTTCCCCTAGATGAGCCTATTAACTTTGGGGAatgacttctttcctttttgtcacCACAGTGGATAGGGTTTTGTGCCCTCGGTTTGGCAGGCAGAAAACAACCTCAAGGTTGACTTCTATCTGAAAAACTCTTCCCTTTACTTAGAAGCCACTGGTCTTCAGGTGCCTCTCTGTGTTTCATGAGGAAATGCCCCACCTTGCTAAGATTTGCCGATGAACTCTTTCATACCTGTTTAATTGTGTGTGTCCTGCAAGCATATGACGTGATTAGTTAGATCGTAGTCATTCTGTCAATAAGTCTTCCAGATGGTTCTCTTCCTTTCCAGAGATGCACAAGTGATTGAGCTGTAAGTGAGCGGCTTCTTCAGGAGGGGTTGGCAGTCTGGACAACTGTCCACATTTGCGGCCTTGGGGACATCTTGAATTTGAGTGTCCAAAGCTGGTGATAGACCTTCATACGGAACTCAGTGTCCAGGGCAAGTAACAGAATGAACAGAAGCTACGGTACCTCTGTCCTGAAGGAAACTATTGCTTCTCTCTTCAAGAAGCTGAGTGTATAGAGGAAGGCATGAGGACTTGATCCAGCAGTAAGAAAGGATGGAAGCCAGTAAATCCTCACTGCCTATCCCGGTCCCCCATGTTGGAGCTGTTCATGCTTCTGCGATGGCATTGTGTCCATGTCAATGGAACCTACACACAGCCAATGGCTCATGGAATGAGAACCAACTCAAGACATAGCCTCTTTAGCACCACCATCTTAGCAATGGTAAGCAGCATTTTCTAGAGCTGTTGGCCTCGCTTTCTTAGCTGCCAGAAGAATCCCCCTGTGAACATTCAGGGCCCTGAAACATGGACGCCGTGAGACAGTCTCCATTCCTATAAAAGAAAGACTGACTTTCCAAAGGAAGGAATAGCAGGCTGGGCTGGAGTGAGAGGAAAGGTCTGACAGCCATGGAATGAGCCTACAGCTCTTCGATTGATGGAGCCCacaaaggattaaatgagacagcagACGCCATGCCTTGTAGAGAGCTATACAAATGTAAGTGACTCTTGTTACGATTAAAGAATGATTTTGTGGTTATTATTACAACGTGCATGCCTTATCATGGAGGACACTACTGGCGGAAGCTTAGGAAACCCACGTCTTTTTATTATTGCCATAAACCTAAGGTTCTGTGGCATCAGGCCCATTAACATCTCTCTCTCCTGTAATATTAACCCTGGATTTCTGGCGCTGCATCACAGACTGCTCTGTGCATTTCCATTCAACGGAAATCTGGGTGGTTGTATGGACTGCTTCTCCTCAGATTAGGTTATTCTGCTTGTGTGTGATGAAAGATGagctatatttcaaaataaagtgctGTGTTATAATAATTTGCCTGGATTCCCAGGACGTCTTTTATCTGACTTGATAACAACGTAGTTCATTAGCAGCCTTTGCTAACTGATAACCTAAAGCAGTAACACAATACTCATAAGCGATTTTCTGTGTGTAAGATAGAATAAACCATCTTGTAAGGTATCTGTTAATTGATTTGCTTC from Equus asinus isolate D_3611 breed Donkey chromosome 2, EquAss-T2T_v2, whole genome shotgun sequence includes these protein-coding regions:
- the TMEM273 gene encoding transmembrane protein 273 isoform X3, with the protein product MSLGARMLRAFLLLLDAGGAQVLATGKSAGAETDIKYALIGTALGVAISAGFLVLKICLIKKHLWDNESTDQRNTNPDPNGRTSIFLKGELEESSLLPKGGRAGGLPRWLAPPLHAPRRTAGGLLAVGQKSLCQDGRETSNQHLFGTSAGSPHVRCTSD